In Candidatus Zixiibacteriota bacterium, the genomic window CCATGCATTCCCGAAATCGATGAACGCCGCCAATTGACTGTGAAGCCACTTCAATTCAAACGCACGGAATCTGAGTTCAGCATTGCAGTAGTATATCTTGCTTCCACGTCTGGTGCGGTCCTCAGCGCCGCGAACGTTTGAGAATCCGCTTATAGCGTACGTCGGGAGGACATCCCCGGTCTTCGATGCTCCGAACACCAATCTGCTACAGAGATTCCAGCGATCGCTGAGTTCGTAATAATTCGTCCCCTGCAAACTGAGCATCCAATACTTGAATCTGTAATCATCCAGGTCGAACGCGATGATATCACCCCTAACAGAGAGGTCGCGCCCTTCGAAGAAATAGTTGTCGTAATAGACCCGCCCGATTACAACACTCGCCGACGGTTGAATCCGCTTCTGTTCTCTGACTTGCGGGAGTGTCAATGGTGGAACCTCAAATGGCTCCATCCTGTAACGCTCATTCCTGAAAGTTGCGCCGACTCCAGCCACAAAAGTCTCAGTAATTCTCTTGCTGACGGCGAGACCTAACGACGTACGTTTGACGTCATAATCGTATCTCATTTCTTCGTTCTTCAGATCCGCCGGTTCGTGAGACCGGGTTTTTGAGAAGGAAATTCCAAAAGCATTCTTTGTCCCGAACGCTCTTGGCCAATTCAACCAGGTCTCATATGAGTCGCGATCCTCAAAGTGGGAATAGATAAACCCCGGCTCGAGGAAAAGCCCCAGGAAATCCTTGTCCTTAAACCCAATTTCAATGTCAATATTGTCGATCTCTCCGCCCACATTGAGCAGTGGAATCAGCGTCCAGACCTCGTCCAGATGATAGTGGACTTGCACGCCTTGTGGCGATGAACTCGTATCGGTAGTGACATCAGAGAAAATGGATAGTGAGGAGAGGCGCTTCTGATCACGGTTCCATTGATCCAGAGAGAATACAACGCCCTGCTTCATTTCAATTTCATTCTGGAGAATCCACTCTCTAATGCGATAGTCACCGGAAAACCTGACTTCACTGACACGTCGAT contains:
- a CDS encoding BamA/TamA family outer membrane protein, with the translated sequence MRLIRICLLLMFPLLLLGAEDRRVSEVRFSGDYRIREWILQNEIEMKQGVVFSLDQWNRDQKRLSSLSIFSDVTTDTSSSPQGVQVHYHLDEVWTLIPLLNVGGEIDNIDIEIGFKDKDFLGLFLEPGFIYSHFEDRDSYETWLNWPRAFGTKNAFGISFSKTRSHEPADLKNEEMRYDYDVKRTSLGLAVSKRITETFVAGVGATFRNERYRMEPFEVPPLTLPQVREQKRIQPSASVVIGRVYYDNYFFEGRDLSVRGDIIAFDLDDYRFKYWMLSLQGTNYYELSDRWNLCSRLVFGASKTGDVLPTYAISGFSNVRGAEDRTRRGSKIYYCNAELRFRAFELKWLHSQLAAFIDFGNAWDNNLSVADVISESYLTGGLGFRVALRHFHNAVGRADIAYNSNNGSYTFYVSAGQFF